The proteins below are encoded in one region of Argonema galeatum A003/A1:
- the thrB gene encoding homoserine kinase: protein MSAVSTVSVTVPATTANLGPGFDCIGAALTLYNEFKFSRLASSESAVNITVTGVEADRVLTDESNLAYQSFLKLYQHIDRTPPPVEIEINLGVPLARGLGSSATAIVGGLVGANVLAGEPLSQTEVMEIAIAIEGHPDNVVPALLGGCRLAATGLINAEDPPPPPFKKGGQGGDRSWEICDIPWHGDIVPVVAIPDFELSTAEARRVLPTEYSRADAIFNTAHLGLLVRGLETNRGDWLRVALQDKIHQPYRQGLIAGYDAVQKAALASGAFGMVISGAGPTLLALADSSSASGVAAAMAAAWQQEGVKAEVRSLSIDTQGAKTFNIA from the coding sequence ATGTCTGCTGTTTCTACTGTTAGTGTTACTGTTCCAGCTACTACGGCTAACTTGGGGCCGGGTTTCGATTGCATCGGTGCAGCTTTAACGCTGTACAATGAGTTCAAGTTCTCTAGACTCGCTTCATCTGAATCGGCTGTAAATATTACTGTGACTGGGGTTGAGGCCGATCGCGTTTTGACTGATGAGAGCAATCTGGCTTACCAATCCTTCTTAAAGTTATACCAGCATATCGATCGCACGCCGCCACCAGTAGAAATCGAAATAAACCTCGGTGTCCCGCTGGCAAGAGGTTTGGGTAGTTCGGCAACGGCGATTGTCGGCGGGTTGGTTGGTGCTAATGTGTTGGCGGGGGAACCTCTTTCTCAGACAGAAGTGATGGAAATAGCGATCGCAATCGAAGGACACCCAGACAACGTAGTACCTGCACTACTGGGAGGTTGTCGTCTGGCGGCTACTGGTTTAATTAACGCAGAAGATCCCCCCCCACCCCCCTTTAAAAAGGGGGGGCAAGGAGGCGATCGCAGTTGGGAAATCTGCGATATTCCCTGGCATGGCGATATTGTGCCAGTGGTGGCGATTCCCGACTTTGAACTCTCGACGGCAGAGGCGCGGCGGGTTCTGCCAACCGAGTACAGCCGCGCCGATGCGATTTTCAATACGGCGCATTTGGGTTTACTGGTGCGGGGGTTAGAAACTAATCGCGGCGATTGGTTGCGAGTTGCTTTGCAAGATAAAATCCATCAGCCTTATCGGCAAGGGCTGATTGCAGGGTATGATGCGGTGCAAAAAGCTGCTTTGGCATCTGGTGCATTCGGCATGGTAATTAGCGGTGCGGGGCCAACGTTATTGGCTTTAGCAGATTCGTCGTCAGCATCAGGTGTGGCGGCGGCAATGGCAGCAGCTTGGCAGCAGGAGGGGGTCAAAGCTGAAGTGCGATCGCTCTCTATTGATACCCAAGGCGCAAAAACCTTTAATATCGCCTAA
- a CDS encoding response regulator transcription factor, giving the protein MSTVLLVEDSATQREMISGFLKNKGLKVTVAIDGVEALEKVEANRPDLVLLDIVMPRMNGYEFCRRLKSNPKTNKIPVVMCSSKTKEIDRYWGLKQGADAYIAKPFHPAELVETLKRLLLK; this is encoded by the coding sequence ATGAGTACAGTTTTGTTGGTGGAGGATAGTGCCACCCAAAGAGAGATGATCTCAGGCTTTCTAAAAAATAAAGGTCTGAAGGTTACGGTAGCGATTGATGGTGTAGAAGCGCTAGAAAAAGTTGAGGCTAATCGTCCAGATTTAGTACTTTTGGACATTGTAATGCCCCGGATGAACGGCTATGAATTTTGCCGTCGCCTCAAATCTAATCCCAAAACCAATAAAATACCTGTGGTGATGTGTTCGTCTAAGACTAAAGAGATCGATCGCTATTGGGGTCTAAAACAAGGTGCAGATGCTTACATCGCCAAACCGTTTCATCCAGCTGAACTGGTTGAAACTCTGAAGCGACTGCTCTTAAAATAG
- a CDS encoding PAS domain-containing sensor histidine kinase, with translation MTEEIFDGQIAASLQRLEMLWQRTNALPKSLKKNWQQIEEISNQNEELLLRESLEELTCSLHELQVASEEVRQQNEELIATRLEVEAERQRYQEMFEFAPDAYLVTNPEGVIWEANFLAGKLLNVNCDRLIGKPLVVFVSESARRDFRTQLFRLQKGQECRDWEVQIQPRKGELFPAACTVVPVLNSSRQVVSLRWQLRDITKHKQAETEINKALAKQKELNDMKASFVSAISQEFRTPLTNIIASAELIKIYADRWSNEKKNQHLECIQSAVKQTNQLLNDILLVSGTEGDKLQFKPALLDLEKFCRELAEEMQSGAGKQNTIIFSVQGKGTSACLDGKLLSSILTNLISNALKYSPQGGNIQFDLICEHSEAIFRVKDEGIGIPLEDRSKLFDSFQRGSNVGHIDGIGLGLSVVKQCVDFHGGKIAVESEVGVGTTVTVTLPLYHRQSQNEQKSDD, from the coding sequence ATGACAGAAGAAATTTTCGACGGGCAGATTGCTGCATCGCTGCAACGGCTGGAAATGCTTTGGCAGAGGACGAACGCACTACCGAAGTCGCTAAAAAAGAATTGGCAACAAATTGAAGAAATTTCCAACCAGAATGAGGAACTACTGCTTCGGGAAAGCTTAGAAGAACTCACCTGTTCTCTGCACGAGCTACAGGTTGCCAGTGAGGAAGTGCGACAGCAGAATGAAGAGTTAATCGCCACCCGTCTGGAGGTAGAAGCCGAACGTCAGCGTTATCAGGAAATGTTTGAGTTTGCCCCCGATGCTTACCTGGTAACCAACCCAGAAGGGGTGATTTGGGAAGCTAACTTCTTAGCAGGAAAGCTGTTAAATGTCAATTGCGATCGCTTAATCGGCAAACCGCTCGTCGTTTTTGTGTCAGAGTCAGCTCGCCGTGACTTCCGCACCCAACTGTTTCGGCTGCAAAAGGGCCAAGAATGTAGAGATTGGGAAGTGCAGATTCAACCCCGCAAAGGAGAACTTTTTCCAGCTGCTTGCACGGTGGTGCCAGTACTGAATTCTTCCAGGCAGGTAGTAAGTTTGCGCTGGCAATTGCGAGACATCACCAAACACAAGCAGGCAGAAACGGAAATCAATAAGGCTCTGGCAAAACAAAAAGAACTTAACGATATGAAAGCCAGCTTTGTCTCTGCAATTTCCCAAGAATTCCGCACTCCGCTCACGAATATCATCGCTTCCGCCGAATTAATCAAAATTTACGCCGATAGATGGAGTAACGAGAAAAAAAATCAGCATCTAGAGTGCATTCAATCAGCCGTCAAACAGACAAACCAACTGTTGAACGACATATTGCTTGTTTCTGGAACCGAAGGTGACAAATTACAATTCAAACCAGCACTCCTAGATCTAGAAAAGTTCTGCCGCGAATTGGCCGAAGAAATGCAGTCCGGTGCAGGCAAACAAAATACTATAATTTTCTCGGTTCAAGGTAAAGGCACTTCAGCTTGCTTGGACGGAAAACTGCTGTCGTCAATCCTCACAAATTTGATCTCAAATGCGCTCAAATATTCCCCTCAAGGCGGGAATATTCAATTTGACTTGATTTGCGAACATAGCGAAGCGATTTTTCGAGTTAAAGACGAAGGCATTGGCATTCCTTTAGAAGATCGGTCGAAACTATTCGATTCATTCCAGCGGGGTAGCAATGTCGGTCATATCGATGGAATTGGATTGGGACTGTCTGTTGTTAAACAGTGTGTGGACTTCCACGGTGGCAAGATTGCCGTAGAAAGTGAAGTCGGTGTGGGGACAACGGTGACGGTGACGCTACCCTTGTACCACCGGCAATCGCAAAACGAACAAAAGTCCGATGATTAA
- a CDS encoding chemotaxis protein CheB: MVGHDIIVIGASAGGVETLGKLAHDLSPNLPAAIFVVIHFPAYSKSFLPEILNRSSCLGAAHAKDGEAIQQGRIYVAPPDHHLLVKRGHIHLSRGPRENNHRPAIDTLFRSAALAYGPRVIGLVLTGSLDDGTAGLLALKQRGGIAVVQSPDEALFSDMPRSAIENVDVDYILPLSEIAAVLLSLAKAQVEEKADSQSTNMQIESDLAQMDVEVLQHNKRPGNPSAFACPDCGGVLWELEDGKFMRFRCRTGHSFTTKSLLASQHEALEGALWSALRALEEKSQLVHRMARRAQERGQNLISARFEAQVQDAKENIALIRQVLMNQEGEEEATSDPIDPAFDRIQESDSA, encoded by the coding sequence ATGGTTGGACACGACATCATAGTTATTGGAGCCTCGGCAGGCGGTGTGGAAACGCTGGGCAAACTAGCCCACGATCTATCGCCAAATCTGCCAGCTGCGATCTTTGTGGTAATTCACTTTCCAGCTTACAGCAAAAGTTTTTTGCCGGAAATCCTGAACCGCTCCAGCTGCTTGGGAGCGGCCCACGCCAAAGACGGCGAAGCGATTCAGCAGGGGCGCATCTACGTGGCACCACCCGATCATCATTTATTGGTTAAACGGGGACATATTCACCTCTCCCGTGGCCCCAGGGAGAACAACCATCGACCGGCGATCGATACGCTGTTTCGATCGGCGGCGCTGGCATATGGGCCACGGGTGATAGGTCTGGTGCTGACGGGTAGTCTCGACGATGGTACCGCAGGTTTATTGGCACTGAAGCAGCGGGGTGGGATAGCCGTTGTGCAAAGTCCCGACGAAGCCCTTTTTTCCGATATGCCGCGCAGTGCGATCGAGAACGTAGATGTTGACTATATTCTGCCACTGAGCGAAATTGCTGCCGTCTTGCTAAGCTTGGCGAAAGCGCAGGTAGAAGAAAAAGCAGATTCTCAATCCACCAATATGCAAATAGAATCTGACTTAGCTCAGATGGATGTGGAAGTTCTGCAACACAACAAAAGACCCGGAAACCCTTCTGCTTTCGCCTGTCCAGACTGCGGCGGTGTATTGTGGGAACTGGAAGACGGAAAGTTCATGCGGTTTCGGTGCCGCACGGGTCACTCCTTTACAACAAAGAGTTTGTTAGCTTCTCAACATGAAGCCTTGGAAGGTGCGCTGTGGAGTGCGCTGCGAGCTCTGGAAGAAAAATCGCAGTTGGTACATCGGATGGCTCGTCGGGCGCAAGAAAGAGGCCAAAATCTGATCTCGGCGCGTTTTGAAGCGCAGGTACAGGATGCAAAGGAAAACATCGCCCTGATCCGACAAGTCCTTATGAATCAGGAGGGTGAGGAAGAAGCTACCTCAGATCCGATCGACCCAGCATTCGATCGGATTCAAGAATCGGACAGTGCTTAG
- a CDS encoding chemotaxis protein CheB: MQNISIAQDEATSQFFGMPANAIQTGCIY; the protein is encoded by the coding sequence ATGCAAAATATATCAATTGCTCAAGATGAAGCTACCTCCCAATTTTTCGGTATGCCAGCTAATGCTATCCAGACTGGCTGTATCTATTAG